CTGGATGTTATGAAGCATCTGGCCGAAGATGGCATGACCATGGTAGTTGTGACCCACGAGATGGGATTCGCCCGTGAAGTTAGCGACAGAGTCCTTTTCATGGACGAGGGTATTATCATGGAAAATCGTCCTCCGGCGGAGTTGTTTGATAATCCTCAGAACGAGCGGACAAAACTTTTCCTGAGCAAGGTCCTATAATTTTTTTGCCCTTAGTGTCCGGAATCCTGGTGATTATTCCTCCGTATAGAAAGGCAAATGACCTCTGCCCCTGATAAGGGCAGAGGTTGCGCCGCTACGTTCTTACCTCAAGGAATTAAGACCAATGTACCACCAATATTCGTAACAGTAGAAACACCTTGCACATTTACCTTTCTCGACGCATCATTATAGACATGTGCAACTTCGTGGCTCGGAACATGCTGACCATCCTTGTGTCAGCCTTTTTTGTCTTTACACCGTTGCCTCTGTTTAGTGATCATAGCCAAGCCTTTACCCAACCATTGATAGCCAGAGGTGATTCTGATTATCCACCTTTTGAGTACCTCGATAAAAAAGGACATCCTACAGGCTTTAACATTGACCTTCTGAACGCCATTGCAGAAGAGATGAATCTCACGGTAGTGATCGATCTCGGGATGTGGAGTCAGGTACGAAACGAGCTTACCGCAGGTGAGGTCGATTTGATTACCGGCATGTATCAGACGGAGGCACGCCAAAAGGTCTTTGACTTTTCATCCCCCCATAACGTAGTGAGCCATGCATTATATGTGAAACGGGGAAGCTCAATCCAAACGCTCGATGAACTTAAGGGACGTGTTGTTTATGTGGAGTCCGGAGATGTCATGCATGACTATCTTCGAGAGCGGATACCAGAGGCCTTCATCGTTAAGGTAAAAAGCTATCGAGATGCACTTGTTGCGCTCAACAGCAATCCACAGGTCGATGCGGTCCTTACGAGTAGAATACAAGGCGAACGTATTAGAAAAGAAGAGAAGCTTAGCAACGTAACCACCGTCGGTCCTCCCTTTTATCCACGAAAGTACTGTTTTGCCGTACAAAAGGGAAACAGCAATCTCCTGGCTGTCCTCAACGATGGTATAACAATCCTCCGGGAAAACGGAACATACGACAAGCTTTACGAAAAATGGTTCGGCCAGATTATCCCAGGTATGTCCAACGCCGTAAGCCGCCGTATGATTATCATCGTTGTTATCGCCATCGCGATAGGTGGGGCAATTGTGTTTGCATGGATATGGAGCCTGAAAAGAAGCGTTCGCCAGAAAACGGCCCAGCTGGAAAAGGAACTTACCGAAAGGAAGGGAATGGAATGGCGTTTTCGCAGCGTCTTCGAGGGGGTACCTGTTTCGATTTGGGAAGAGGATATTTCCGTCATACGAGAGCGGATCCGAATGCTGAGAGAGGAAGGTATCAGTGATTTCAGTGTTTATGTGAACGAACACCCTGAAGTAATCGACTGGATGGTAAGGAACATAAAGATCGTGGATGTAAATCCGGCGACACTGGCCATGCATAACGCCACATCCAAAGAACAGTTGATCGGCTCCTTTGCCAAGGTTGAAACCCGCCATATAAAAAACTTTTTGCAGAAGGAATTTCTGGCAATTGCGGAAGGCCAAGAATATATCCGAGCGGAAACGAAAAGTGTCACTTTTTCGGGGGAAGAAAAAATATTTCTCACCACCATATTCATCCCCCGCACAGGCTCGGGGGCGTATTCCCATATGCTCGTCAGCATGGTGGATATTACCGAAAACAAAAAGGCGGAGAAAAAGCTTGCAAAATCCCTTGAAGAGAAAGAGGTTTTGCTGAAAGAACTACATCACCGCGTCAAAAATAATATGCAGATGATGTCCAGCCTCATTAATCTCCAAAGTCGATCTGTCGGAGATAGAGCATTGGCTCAGGTGATCAGAGTCAGTGAAAACAGGATCAGGGCAATGGCCCTCATCCACGAGCTGCTTTACCAGACCGACGACTTTACCTCCATCGAGCTTGGTTTTTATCTGAGAAGCCTGGTCAGAAACCTTATGGATTCTTTTCGCAACGAGCATAGGGACAACATTAGGTTTGATTTTTCAGGGAGTGAGATAAACGTAACCATTGATACGGCAATCCCCTGCGGTCTTATTGTAAATGAGCTTGTCAGCAATTCACTGGAACACGCCTTTCCAAACGGGAGAACGGGGACAATCAAGGTGAAAACCTTCACCACAGGCGGTTTTATCGTGATAGAGATATCGGACGACGGCTGCGGTATTGCGGAAGGGCCTCGAAAAAAGAAAACAATGGGCCTGGACATAGTCCAGGCACTTGTTCAACAACTTAGAGGAACAATAGACAGGGTATCATGTAAAGAGGGGGGAATAAAACATATCTTACGGATCAGACCTCACGAAGATCAATGATACGTACGACATAAGGAGCAATCGCTTTTTGCAACTCCTCTTTGTCGATCTCATCGACCTTGAAGGTACAGAGGCTATTGCTCACGTCCTCTCCGAGAAATGTTCCAAAGGAGATAATGTTGCCTCCCTTTTCTGAGATGGCCGCAGCCATTCCCGCTATTTCTCCGCGTTGTTCGGGAACCAAGGCAGTAACTCGTAAGCCCCTCTTCCTTGTACCGAATAGCTCACTAAAGAGTTTAAAAATGTCGGATTCGGTAATGATGCCGACGAGAAGCCCATCTCGCATAACAGGAAGCCCGCCGACATTTTTATCGACCATGATCCGGGCCGCATCCTCGATCAAGGTTTGCTCGGTAACGGTGATAATCTCCTTGGTCATCACCTTTTTTACCTTAAGCCGGGCCAAGAGTGCACTCATCTCATAGACACTCAAGGTCGAGGCAGGTGAGGGAGAAGCGTAGAGCAGATCCTTTTCAGAAACGATCCCCACCAACTTTCGTTCTTTATCCAAAACGGGAAGTCGGTGAACCTTTTCTTTGTGGATAAGAGCCACTGCATCGGTCACAGCGGTATCGTCGCTAATAGTAAACGGATTATGAGTCATTACTCTGGATACGGTCATACACTCCTCCTTATCACTACTTACTACATACCAAGATAGGCCTTACGGACCGCCTTGTTTTCCAGAAGGTTTTCACAAGAATCCGCAAGGGTAATGGAACCGTTTTCCATCACGTATCCGCGATGGGCGGTCTTCAAAGCAAGATTTGCATTCTGCTCCACAAGAAAAATTGTAGTCTTATTTTCGGTATTAATCTTCTTAATAATATCGAAAATTTGAAGAACGATGAGAGGAGCCAAGCCTAAAGAAGGCTCGTCGAGCAAAAGCAACTTCGGCCTGGCCATGATTGCGCGGCTTATGGCGAGCATTTGCTGTTCTCCGCCGCTCAGGGTACCGCCGGCCTGATTCCGCCGTTCCGCCAGAATCGGAAAAAGCTCGTAAATATACTCACGATCCCTGGCAATTTCCTCCTGGTCCTTGCGAAGGAATGCCCCCATATCAAGGTTTTCCTGAACGCTCAAATAGGGAAAAATTCTGCGACCTTCCGGTACCTGGCTGATCCCCATAGAGACAATCTCATCCGGCTCCTTATCAAGCAAAGAACTTCCAAGAAAGGTGATATTTCCAGAGCGAGGAGGGACAATACCACAAATAGACATCAGGGTGGTCGTTTTTCCGGCACCATTCGCACCGATAAGAGTAATAATCTCACCCTCGTTTATCTCAATAGTTATGCCTTTCAGCGCCTGGATGTTTCCGTAAAAGGTATTGACATCTTCAATCTTAAGCATCGATATCCTCCCCCAGGTACGCTTTCACTACCGCCGGGCTCTTTTTTATTTCCTGTGGGGTCCCGTCGGCTATCAGCTTGCCGTAGTCCATCACAAACACCCGTTCGGAGATCGACATAACAAGACTCATGTCGTGCTCAATCAGCAGGATTGCAATCTTCTCATTTTCCCTGAGCTGATAGATCAGATTCATGAGGTCCTTGGTCTCCTGTGGGTTCATACCGGCGGCAGGCTCATCCAGGAGAAGGATAAAGGGCTCGGTGGCAAGAGCACGGGCGATCTCAAGACGCCGCTGGGCACCATAAGGAAGGTTCTTCGCCAGTTCGTTTACGTGCTCTTCCAGACCAATCTTCTTAAGCACATGGTAACTCTCTTCGATGACCCGCTTTTCTTCCTCACGGGTAGCCTTATTTCGAAAGATGGCACCAAGGACCCCTGCATTGAGACGGCAATGCCTGCCGATCATGACGTTTTCAAGAACCGTCATGTTCTGAAACAATCTGATGTTCTGAAAGGTACGGGCAAGCCCACGTTCGGTTACCTTATTTGGCTTCAACCCATTCAAACGAGAAGGCTCTTTTCCCGGAGGATTGACCATGACATCACCACCGGTCGGTTTGTAAATCCCGGTCACACAGTTAAAAAAGGTCGTCTTTCCTGCACCATTTGGGCCGATAAGTGCAGCAATCTGCTGGTCGGCCACCTGGAGATCCACGGAATCAACCGCACGCAACCCCCCGAACTCCATGGTCAACCTTCGGACATCAAGTACAGCTTCGTTCATTTTTCAGCCTCACTTTTGTTCTCACCGTGTTCAAAGGTAAAAACATGACGGCGGGCCCGTATAAGACCTTCAGGCCGAAAGATCATCATGACAACGAGAAC
This portion of the Sediminispirochaeta bajacaliforniensis DSM 16054 genome encodes:
- a CDS encoding transporter substrate-binding domain-containing protein, which encodes MARNMLTILVSAFFVFTPLPLFSDHSQAFTQPLIARGDSDYPPFEYLDKKGHPTGFNIDLLNAIAEEMNLTVVIDLGMWSQVRNELTAGEVDLITGMYQTEARQKVFDFSSPHNVVSHALYVKRGSSIQTLDELKGRVVYVESGDVMHDYLRERIPEAFIVKVKSYRDALVALNSNPQVDAVLTSRIQGERIRKEEKLSNVTTVGPPFYPRKYCFAVQKGNSNLLAVLNDGITILRENGTYDKLYEKWFGQIIPGMSNAVSRRMIIIVVIAIAIGGAIVFAWIWSLKRSVRQKTAQLEKELTERKGMEWRFRSVFEGVPVSIWEEDISVIRERIRMLREEGISDFSVYVNEHPEVIDWMVRNIKIVDVNPATLAMHNATSKEQLIGSFAKVETRHIKNFLQKEFLAIAEGQEYIRAETKSVTFSGEEKIFLTTIFIPRTGSGAYSHMLVSMVDITENKKAEKKLAKSLEEKEVLLKELHHRVKNNMQMMSSLINLQSRSVGDRALAQVIRVSENRIRAMALIHELLYQTDDFTSIELGFYLRSLVRNLMDSFRNEHRDNIRFDFSGSEINVTIDTAIPCGLIVNELVSNSLEHAFPNGRTGTIKVKTFTTGGFIVIEISDDGCGIAEGPRKKKTMGLDIVQALVQQLRGTIDRVSCKEGGIKHILRIRPHEDQ
- a CDS encoding CBS domain-containing protein; translated protein: MTVSRVMTHNPFTISDDTAVTDAVALIHKEKVHRLPVLDKERKLVGIVSEKDLLYASPSPASTLSVYEMSALLARLKVKKVMTKEIITVTEQTLIEDAARIMVDKNVGGLPVMRDGLLVGIITESDIFKLFSELFGTRKRGLRVTALVPEQRGEIAGMAAAISEKGGNIISFGTFLGEDVSNSLCTFKVDEIDKEELQKAIAPYVVRIIDLREV
- a CDS encoding ABC transporter ATP-binding protein, whose amino-acid sequence is MLKIEDVNTFYGNIQALKGITIEINEGEIITLIGANGAGKTTTLMSICGIVPPRSGNITFLGSSLLDKEPDEIVSMGISQVPEGRRIFPYLSVQENLDMGAFLRKDQEEIARDREYIYELFPILAERRNQAGGTLSGGEQQMLAISRAIMARPKLLLLDEPSLGLAPLIVLQIFDIIKKINTENKTTIFLVEQNANLALKTAHRGYVMENGSITLADSCENLLENKAVRKAYLGM
- a CDS encoding ABC transporter ATP-binding protein is translated as MNEAVLDVRRLTMEFGGLRAVDSVDLQVADQQIAALIGPNGAGKTTFFNCVTGIYKPTGGDVMVNPPGKEPSRLNGLKPNKVTERGLARTFQNIRLFQNMTVLENVMIGRHCRLNAGVLGAIFRNKATREEEKRVIEESYHVLKKIGLEEHVNELAKNLPYGAQRRLEIARALATEPFILLLDEPAAGMNPQETKDLMNLIYQLRENEKIAILLIEHDMSLVMSISERVFVMDYGKLIADGTPQEIKKSPAVVKAYLGEDIDA